Proteins from one Acropora muricata isolate sample 2 chromosome 9, ASM3666990v1, whole genome shotgun sequence genomic window:
- the LOC136928874 gene encoding uracil-DNA glycosylase-like: MLLPSRTNVSQLGNDVSLTNPRAHAPLLGHAAPNDSHLLENFAVGMEIDNVCDTMTFKKSKTDKGATIEEFIYTYNCVPEWKTEFFEKEGIRKIVAELSSKIKEEVQANEIQPPLYDVFKAFTVPPNNVKVIIVGQDPTPQPGKATGMAFSLSPDEDPRNVPSVLNMLVELKLEGFEVSLSNGDLTPWVNEGVLLLNTALTIRLGENATGSHLRIWKPFTDKLVEHMSNRNGHPVAWILWGVHAKTSCKNVNKNRNFCKEGGHPSPRGASMSAFFGGNYFTEVNEFLTKAGQGKINWTLPHPEGAGPDMLPCQLDEGVSSQGGTPMEGVEQGPIQATYEVI, from the coding sequence ATGCTGTTACCTTCGCGAACCAACGTCAGTCAATTGGGGAATGACGTTTCTCTAACCAACCCCAGGGCGCATGCACCATTGTTGGGGCACGCTGCTCCAAATGACTCTCACTTGCTGGAAAATTTTGCTGTAGGTATGGAAATTGACAACGTTTGTGACACAATGACTTTTAAAAAGAGCAAAACCGACAAAGGGGCGACCATTGAGGAGTTTATCTACACTTACAACTGTGTTCCCGAATGGAAAACGgaattctttgaaaaagaagGAATCCGAAAGATTGTGGCTGAGTTGTCTTCGAAGATCAAAGAGGAAGTCCAAGCAAATGAGATTCAACCGCCTTTGTATGATGTGTTTAAGGCCTTTACGGTGCCGCCAAACAATGTAAAAGTCATTATTGTTGGTCAAGATCCAACACCACAACCAGGCAAAGCAACTGGCATGGCGTTCAGTCTCTCCCCAGACGAAGATCCCCGAAATGTGCCCAGTGTTCTTAACATGCTTGTAGAATTGAAATTGGAAGGTTTTGAAGTGAGTCTGTCAAACGGAGACCTTACTCCGTGGGTAAATGAGGGAGTGCTGCTTTTAAACACAGCCCTAACGATCCGGCTTGGTGAAAATGCGACGGGCTCTCATCTCCGTATTTGGAAGCCATTCACGGATAAACTTGTCGAGCATATGTCGAACAGAAACGGCCACCCTGTAGCTTGGATATTATGGGGAGTGCACGCTAAAACCTCCTGcaaaaacgtcaacaaaaatagaaatttttgtAAAGAGGGAGGCCACCCATCTCCCCGTGGCGCTTCGATGAGTGCTTTCTTTGGCGGCAACTATTTCACAGAGGTGAACGAGTTTCTAACCAAGGCAGGACAAGGTAAAATCAACTGGACACTTCCTCATCCTGAAGGGGCTGGTCCGGATATGTTGCCATGTCAACTGGATGAAGGCGTTTCAAGTCAAGGTGGAACGCCTATGGAAGGTGTAGAGCAAGGTCCAATTCAAGCCACCTATGAAGTTATCTAA